One region of Methanomassiliicoccus luminyensis B10 genomic DNA includes:
- the trpD gene encoding anthranilate phosphoribosyltransferase, translated as MMEEKLRYFGAKVNGLIGGSGLSREDAKEMFRQVLLNEQPDLQQGAFLAAITAKGATPQEIAGSWEAIYEIDTVKVTPRADGPLVENCGTGMDALKTFNISTAASVVAAADGVLMAKHGARAITSRCGTIDMLEALGLDVECEVSVVKRSIETAGIGIFNGMSPKVHPVALGRILSQIRFGTILNIAASLANPALPAIGARGVYSQAMIMPALETMREIGFKRAMVFHGLGADGSAGMDEMSTLGRTIVAEMGEDGAVRSYEIAPRDMGLQTARAEDILSSPDREREVLRFLRVLGGEEDGARQDIVCLNTAPMLYMTGRVSSLAEGVERARSIIADGRALGKLQDWIKAQNTDPAAGLEKFDDLVSRADAAA; from the coding sequence ATGATGGAAGAGAAGCTGAGGTATTTCGGAGCGAAGGTCAACGGGCTTATCGGCGGCAGCGGGCTGTCCCGCGAGGACGCCAAGGAGATGTTTCGGCAGGTGCTGCTGAACGAGCAGCCGGACCTGCAGCAGGGAGCGTTCCTGGCGGCCATCACCGCGAAGGGGGCGACGCCGCAGGAGATCGCGGGGAGCTGGGAGGCCATCTACGAGATCGACACCGTCAAGGTCACCCCGCGGGCGGACGGGCCGCTGGTGGAGAACTGCGGCACCGGCATGGACGCCCTCAAGACCTTCAACATCTCCACCGCCGCATCGGTGGTCGCGGCCGCCGACGGCGTGCTCATGGCCAAGCACGGCGCCCGGGCCATCACCTCCCGCTGCGGCACCATTGACATGCTGGAAGCGCTGGGCCTTGACGTGGAATGCGAGGTCAGCGTGGTCAAGAGGTCCATCGAGACCGCCGGCATCGGCATCTTCAACGGAATGTCCCCCAAGGTCCACCCCGTGGCCCTGGGGAGGATTCTCTCGCAGATCCGCTTCGGGACCATCCTGAACATAGCGGCCTCCCTGGCCAATCCCGCGCTCCCGGCCATCGGGGCGAGGGGGGTGTATTCCCAGGCCATGATCATGCCGGCCCTGGAGACCATGAGGGAGATCGGCTTCAAGAGGGCCATGGTGTTCCATGGGCTCGGCGCCGACGGGAGCGCGGGCATGGACGAGATGTCCACCCTCGGCCGGACCATAGTAGCGGAGATGGGGGAGGACGGGGCCGTCCGCTCCTACGAGATCGCCCCCCGGGACATGGGGCTCCAGACCGCCCGGGCGGAGGACATCTTGTCCTCGCCGGACCGGGAGCGCGAGGTGCTCCGCTTCCTGAGAGTGCTGGGCGGGGAGGAGGACGGGGCGCGCCAGGACATCGTATGCCTGAACACCGCCCCCATGCTGTACATGACCGGGAGGGTCTCGTCCCTCGCGGAGGGGGTGGAGAGGGCGCGGTCCATCATCGCGGACGGAAGGGCGCTCGGCAAGCTCCAGGACTGGATAAAGGCGCAGAACACCGACCCGGCGGCCGGCCTCGAGAAGTTCGACGACCTGGTCAGCAGGGCCGACGCCGCCGCGTGA
- a CDS encoding 4Fe-4S dicluster domain-containing protein codes for MNRIVIIPDRCKGCRACERACALEHTLSMGPASSDPVDAPLPRIKVLYGPGDGSGKKGRPLPLRCRHCDDPKCVTACMAGALRKGEDGVVRHDPRKCVGCWMCVMSCHSGAVFRNAAARVAVKCDLCPGREVPACVSACKFEAIIIQSDAVSAAPAREQGTVEG; via the coding sequence ATGAACAGGATCGTGATCATACCAGACCGGTGCAAGGGGTGCAGGGCTTGCGAGAGAGCGTGCGCCCTCGAGCATACCTTGAGCATGGGCCCCGCAAGCTCGGACCCCGTGGACGCCCCATTGCCCCGGATCAAGGTGCTATATGGTCCGGGCGACGGCTCTGGCAAGAAGGGAAGGCCTCTCCCGTTGCGCTGCCGGCATTGCGATGATCCGAAGTGCGTCACGGCATGCATGGCCGGTGCTCTGAGGAAGGGCGAGGACGGCGTGGTGCGGCACGACCCCCGGAAGTGCGTGGGCTGCTGGATGTGCGTGATGAGCTGCCACAGCGGCGCGGTGTTCCGCAATGCGGCCGCCAGGGTGGCGGTGAAATGCGATCTGTGCCCCGGGCGCGAGGTCCCCGCCTGCGTTTCGGCGTGCAAGTTCGAGGCCATCATCATTCAGAGCGATGCAGTGAGCGCCGCCCCGGCCAGGGAGCAGGGGACCGTCGAAGGGTGA
- a CDS encoding DUF2116 family Zn-ribbon domain-containing protein, with product MPSVPLPPHRHCKRCKAPIPEDKWYCSEECETAARVDERGSSRKMLLFYGLAIAALVGLWLLTIFI from the coding sequence ATGCCGTCCGTACCCCTCCCCCCGCACCGGCACTGCAAGAGGTGCAAGGCGCCCATCCCCGAGGACAAGTGGTATTGCTCCGAGGAATGCGAGACCGCCGCCCGGGTCGATGAGAGAGGGTCGAGCCGCAAGATGCTGCTGTTCTACGGCCTGGCCATCGCCGCGCTGGTCGGCTTGTGGCTCCTGACGATCTTCATCTGA
- a CDS encoding NAD(P)/FAD-dependent oxidoreductase, translated as MRRYDYIIIGNSAAGVGGCEGIRKVDRSGTIAMISNEVVLAYSRCLITHYISGHLPEGLLLFRPSDFYSRMNAEAILGSRAVRVDPRERIVELNDGSVVGYRKLLLATGAGAFPYDIPGNDKPGAHLLRTWDDARKVSEEAAPGEKALVLGGGLVGMKAADALHARGMDVTIIVASNQLLSQTMDRTGAEMVREAVERNGIKVLMNSSVQEITGDEWVSGVRLEDGTEIPGDMVIMAKGVRPNVTLAKNAGLAVDYGITVDRHMRTSDLNIYAAGDVAEAADLLDGGNHTHAIWPNAVEQGHIAGMNMAGKEVEYTGGMGMNSAEFFGLPAISMGKCRTRDEAGMEVLTSRDVEGGTYRKLVIRGNVLVGAVCVGDIACAGVLNGLIQRKADISGIKDLLMRKDFDIAKLPQPDAL; from the coding sequence ATGCGCCGCTACGATTACATTATTATCGGTAACAGCGCCGCTGGGGTCGGCGGGTGCGAGGGGATACGCAAGGTGGACCGTTCCGGCACCATCGCCATGATCTCCAACGAGGTGGTGCTGGCGTACTCCCGGTGCCTCATCACTCACTACATCTCGGGCCACCTGCCGGAGGGATTGCTGCTGTTCCGGCCTTCCGATTTCTATTCCCGCATGAACGCCGAGGCCATTCTGGGCAGCCGGGCTGTGCGGGTGGACCCCCGCGAGAGGATCGTCGAGCTCAATGACGGTTCAGTGGTGGGGTACAGGAAACTGCTCCTGGCCACCGGGGCAGGCGCATTTCCGTACGACATCCCCGGGAACGACAAGCCGGGCGCCCACCTGCTGAGGACCTGGGATGACGCCAGGAAAGTGTCCGAGGAGGCCGCGCCGGGAGAGAAGGCCCTGGTGCTGGGCGGCGGGCTGGTGGGCATGAAGGCCGCCGACGCGCTGCACGCCAGGGGGATGGACGTGACGATCATAGTGGCCTCGAACCAACTGCTCTCCCAGACCATGGACCGGACCGGCGCGGAGATGGTCCGCGAGGCGGTCGAGCGCAACGGCATCAAGGTGCTCATGAACTCGTCGGTCCAGGAGATTACCGGGGACGAGTGGGTCTCCGGGGTCCGCCTGGAGGACGGGACCGAGATACCGGGCGACATGGTCATCATGGCCAAGGGGGTGCGTCCGAACGTCACCCTGGCCAAGAACGCCGGGCTCGCCGTTGACTATGGCATCACCGTGGACCGGCACATGCGCACTTCCGACCTGAACATCTACGCCGCGGGGGACGTGGCCGAAGCGGCCGACCTTCTGGACGGGGGGAACCACACCCATGCCATCTGGCCCAACGCGGTGGAGCAGGGCCACATCGCGGGCATGAACATGGCCGGCAAGGAAGTGGAGTACACCGGCGGCATGGGCATGAACTCGGCGGAGTTCTTCGGGCTCCCCGCCATCAGCATGGGCAAGTGCCGCACCCGGGACGAGGCGGGCATGGAGGTGCTCACCTCCCGCGACGTGGAGGGGGGCACCTACCGCAAGCTGGTGATACGCGGGAACGTGCTGGTGGGTGCGGTTTGCGTGGGGGACATAGCCTGCGCGGGGGTGCTCAACGGCCTGATACAGCGGAAGGCCGACATATCCGGCATCAAGGACCTTCTGATGCGCAAGGACTTCGACATTGCCAAGCTCCCCCAGCCCGACGCCCTGTAA